One stretch of Pseudomonas sp. NC02 DNA includes these proteins:
- the purC gene encoding phosphoribosylaminoimidazolesuccinocarboxamide synthase, whose amino-acid sequence MEKREELYRGKAKSVYKTDDANRLILLFRNDTSAFDGKRIEQLDRKGMVNNKFNAFIMQKLEAAGIPTQFDKLLGDNECLVKKLDMIPVECVVRNYAAGSLVKRLGVEEGLKLNPYTFELFLKDDAKGDPFINESHVVAFGWGTAEQLARMKELSLKVNDVLSKLFDDAGLLLVDFKLEFGVFHDGSIVLGDEFSPDGCRLWDKDTRKKMDKDRFRQGLGDVIEAYEEVANRLGVPL is encoded by the coding sequence ATGGAAAAACGTGAAGAACTCTACCGCGGCAAAGCCAAATCGGTTTACAAGACCGACGACGCCAACCGCTTGATCCTGCTGTTTCGCAACGACACCTCGGCGTTCGACGGCAAGCGCATCGAACAGCTCGACCGCAAAGGCATGGTGAACAACAAGTTCAACGCCTTCATCATGCAGAAACTCGAAGCGGCCGGCATTCCGACCCAATTCGACAAACTGCTGGGCGACAACGAATGCCTGGTGAAAAAACTCGACATGATCCCGGTCGAGTGCGTCGTGCGTAACTATGCGGCCGGCAGCCTGGTGAAGCGTTTGGGCGTGGAGGAGGGCCTCAAGCTCAACCCCTACACCTTCGAGCTGTTCCTGAAAGACGACGCCAAGGGTGACCCGTTCATCAACGAATCCCACGTGGTGGCATTTGGTTGGGGCACCGCTGAGCAACTGGCTCGCATGAAGGAGCTGTCGCTGAAGGTCAACGACGTCCTGAGCAAACTGTTCGACGACGCCGGCCTGCTGCTGGTGGACTTCAAACTGGAATTCGGCGTGTTCCACGACGGCTCCATCGTCCTGGGCGACGAATTCAGCCCGGACGGCTGCCGCCTGTGGGACAAAGACACTCGCAAGAAGATGGATAAAGACCGCTTCCGCCAGGGCCTCGGTGATGTCATCGAAGCCTACGAAGAAGTCGCCAATCGTCTCGGCGTACCGCTGTAA
- a CDS encoding DUF86 domain-containing protein, whose translation MVDDVLINKAASIERCVARARQEYDKDPTSFTTDFTRQDAAILNIQRACEAALDMGQHLIRRERLGVPQGARDVFELLCQGGWVNPALLTNLKNMVGFRNIAVHEYQTLQLPITVAIITKHLDEFLAFSSHILTKDAGLENKQV comes from the coding sequence ATGGTCGATGATGTTCTCATCAATAAAGCAGCCAGTATTGAGCGTTGCGTTGCGCGCGCCCGTCAGGAATACGATAAGGATCCCACCAGCTTCACCACCGATTTCACGCGCCAGGATGCGGCGATTTTGAATATTCAGCGTGCCTGTGAGGCAGCGCTGGACATGGGCCAGCACTTGATTCGTCGTGAGCGCCTGGGTGTTCCACAAGGAGCTCGTGACGTGTTTGAGTTGTTATGTCAGGGCGGTTGGGTCAATCCTGCGTTGCTGACCAACCTGAAGAACATGGTCGGGTTCCGTAACATTGCTGTTCACGAGTACCAGACGCTTCAATTGCCGATTACTGTAGCGATCATTACAAAACACCTGGATGAGTTTCTAGCATTTAGTTCGCATATTTTGACCAAGGATGCGGGGTTGGAAAATAAACAAGTCTAA
- a CDS encoding nucleotidyltransferase domain-containing protein: MNFKKVLAHLQAEVPELLAVYVFGSQVTGEAGSESDLDVAVLSAGVVEPLLLWQLSGELADIVGVPVDLLDLRAASTVMQYQVLTTGRRLWSGNVQAGLFESYVLSEKTALDTARAELLADIQKEGKVYGR, translated from the coding sequence ATGAATTTTAAAAAAGTACTGGCGCATTTGCAGGCTGAAGTTCCCGAGCTATTGGCTGTGTATGTGTTCGGTAGCCAAGTGACGGGTGAGGCAGGTAGTGAGAGTGATCTGGATGTTGCGGTCCTTTCTGCGGGAGTGGTCGAGCCTTTATTGCTATGGCAGCTTTCTGGGGAGTTGGCCGATATCGTTGGAGTTCCCGTCGACTTGCTTGATTTGCGCGCAGCCTCAACGGTAATGCAATACCAAGTATTGACCACTGGGCGTCGGCTCTGGTCCGGGAACGTCCAGGCGGGTCTATTCGAGAGCTACGTCCTGAGCGAAAAAACCGCGCTGGACACGGCAAGGGCTGAATTGTTGGCGGATATCCAGAAGGAAGGGAAAGTTTATGGTCGATGA
- a CDS encoding MBL fold metallo-hydrolase, with the protein MRFAVLGSGSQGNGTLVAHDDTYVLVDCGFSLRETERRLLRLGVHPAQLSAILVTHEHADHVHGVGLLSRRYNLPVYLSRGTLRGMRKPIEPAGLLAGGEQLQIGALSIDVIEVAHDAQEPTQYVFSDGERRFGLLTDLGSYCAKVLDGYRDLDALMIESNHCRDLLARGHYPAFLKQRVGGQFGHLNNHQAAYLVYELGWQDLQHLVLAHLSSKNNLPQLARQCFVDTLGCDPDWLQLADQDSGLDWRHIA; encoded by the coding sequence ATGCGTTTTGCCGTTCTCGGCAGCGGTAGCCAAGGGAACGGCACGCTTGTAGCCCACGACGACACGTACGTCCTGGTGGATTGTGGTTTCTCCCTGCGGGAAACCGAGCGGCGCCTGCTGCGCCTGGGGGTTCACCCCGCGCAGCTGAGCGCGATTCTGGTGACCCACGAACATGCCGACCACGTGCATGGCGTGGGTTTGCTGTCTCGGCGCTACAATCTTCCGGTGTACCTGAGTCGCGGCACCTTGCGCGGGATGCGCAAACCGATTGAACCCGCAGGTTTGCTGGCCGGTGGCGAACAATTGCAGATCGGTGCCTTGAGCATCGATGTGATTGAAGTGGCCCACGATGCCCAGGAACCGACGCAATACGTATTCAGTGACGGTGAACGGCGTTTTGGCCTGCTCACTGACCTGGGTTCGTACTGCGCCAAGGTGCTGGACGGTTACCGGGACCTCGACGCATTGATGATCGAGTCCAACCACTGCCGTGACCTGCTTGCGCGTGGCCACTACCCGGCCTTTCTCAAGCAGCGGGTCGGCGGGCAGTTTGGACATTTGAACAACCACCAGGCGGCGTACCTGGTGTATGAGTTGGGCTGGCAAGACCTGCAACACCTGGTCCTGGCCCACCTGAGCAGCAAGAACAACCTGCCGCAGCTGGCCCGGCAATGTTTTGTCGACACCCTTGGGTGCGACCCGGACTGGCTGCAACTGGCCGATCAAGATTCAGGGCTCGACTGGCGACACATCGCCTAG
- a CDS encoding peroxiredoxin, whose product MSVVIDQPVADFEAQATSGQTFSLAGLKGKQVVIYFYPKDSTPGCTTEGQGFRDQHAAFKAANTEVFGVSRDSVKSHENFKAKQEFPFELISDKDEAVCQLFDVIKLKKLYGKEYLGVDRSTFLIDKNGVLRQEWRGVKVPGHVDAVLEAAQALNQA is encoded by the coding sequence ATGTCTGTAGTGATCGACCAACCGGTAGCCGACTTCGAAGCCCAGGCCACCAGCGGGCAAACCTTCAGCCTCGCCGGGCTCAAGGGCAAGCAAGTGGTGATCTACTTCTACCCGAAAGACAGCACCCCGGGCTGCACCACTGAAGGCCAGGGCTTCCGTGACCAGCATGCTGCGTTCAAGGCGGCCAACACCGAGGTGTTTGGCGTGTCCCGGGACAGCGTGAAGTCCCACGAGAACTTCAAGGCCAAGCAGGAATTCCCCTTTGAGCTGATCAGCGACAAGGACGAAGCGGTTTGCCAGCTGTTTGATGTGATCAAGCTGAAGAAGCTGTATGGCAAGGAATACCTGGGTGTTGATCGCAGCACCTTCCTGATCGACAAGAATGGCGTACTGCGCCAGGAATGGCGCGGTGTGAAAGTGCCAGGCCATGTGGATGCAGTGCTCGAAGCGGCACAGGCGCTGAACCAGGCTTGA
- a CDS encoding AI-2E family transporter encodes MFKVLRDWIQRYFSDEEAVVLAVLLFLAFTAVLTLGGMLAPVLAGMVLAYLMQGLVSILERLRLPGGAAVGLVFALFMGLLLVFIVIVVPLLWHQLITLFNELPGMLAKWQSLLLLLPERYPHLVSDEQVLQAIEVARGEIGKFGQWALTFSLSSLPLLVNIMIYLVLVPILVFFFLKDREMIGRWVRGYLPRERALITRVAEEMNRQIANYIRGKVIEIFICGGVTYIGFVALGLNYAALLALLVGVSVVVPYVGAVVVTVPVMLIALFQWGWSDQFIYLMAVYGIIQVLDGNVLVPLLFSEAVNLHPVAIICAVLLFGGLWGFWGVFFAIPLATLFKAVLDAWPRQEPVVAPLL; translated from the coding sequence ATGTTCAAAGTGTTACGTGACTGGATTCAGCGCTACTTCTCCGACGAAGAAGCCGTGGTGCTGGCCGTCCTGCTGTTTCTTGCCTTTACGGCCGTGCTCACTTTGGGCGGCATGCTGGCGCCGGTACTGGCGGGGATGGTGCTGGCGTACCTGATGCAAGGCCTGGTCTCCATCCTGGAGCGTCTGCGCTTGCCGGGTGGGGCAGCGGTGGGCCTGGTATTTGCCTTGTTCATGGGGCTGTTGCTGGTATTTATCGTGATCGTGGTGCCTTTGCTGTGGCACCAGTTGATCACCTTGTTCAATGAGCTACCGGGCATGCTCGCCAAGTGGCAGTCATTGCTGCTGCTGTTGCCTGAGCGCTATCCGCACCTGGTGTCGGACGAGCAGGTCCTGCAGGCCATTGAGGTGGCTCGCGGCGAAATCGGAAAGTTCGGACAGTGGGCGCTGACCTTTTCCCTTTCGAGCTTGCCGCTGCTGGTCAACATCATGATCTACCTGGTACTGGTGCCGATCCTGGTGTTTTTCTTCCTCAAGGACCGCGAGATGATCGGTCGCTGGGTGCGTGGCTATCTGCCCCGTGAGCGTGCGCTGATTACCCGGGTCGCCGAGGAAATGAACCGGCAGATTGCCAACTACATCCGCGGCAAGGTTATCGAGATTTTTATCTGCGGTGGCGTCACTTACATCGGTTTTGTCGCGCTGGGGCTTAACTACGCTGCCCTGTTGGCGCTGCTGGTGGGTGTTTCGGTGGTGGTGCCATACGTTGGCGCGGTGGTGGTGACGGTGCCGGTGATGTTGATCGCGCTGTTCCAGTGGGGCTGGAGTGATCAGTTCATCTACCTGATGGCGGTGTACGGCATCATCCAGGTGCTGGACGGCAACGTGCTGGTGCCGCTGCTGTTCTCCGAGGCGGTGAACCTGCATCCGGTGGCGATCATCTGTGCGGTGTTGTTGTTTGGCGGGTTGTGGGGCTTCTGGGGGGTATTCTTTGCGATTCCCCTGGCGACGCTGTTCAAGGCGGTGCTGGATGCCTGGCCTCGGCAGGAGCCGGTGGTGGCGCCGTTACTCTGA
- a CDS encoding cytochrome b, protein MNNPADRYDRLTRTFHWLTAALVIFMFASAHVWENLEKGTPLRKGLQSVHISLGIAMAVLIAARILWRVFGGNHPKADNHPALNVAAKIAHGCLYLLLLTQVTLGFLFRWAQGEPFKFFGLFPVPAPFVIDHELRGTLGGLHNNVAWAIIVLAGLHACAALWHHYIQRDSTLRRMLPAPRGDLPY, encoded by the coding sequence ATGAACAATCCCGCCGACCGCTACGACCGCCTGACCCGCACCTTCCACTGGCTGACCGCCGCCCTGGTGATCTTCATGTTCGCCAGCGCCCACGTCTGGGAAAACCTGGAAAAAGGCACGCCACTGCGCAAGGGCCTGCAATCGGTCCATATCTCCCTGGGCATCGCCATGGCGGTGCTGATCGCTGCACGTATCCTCTGGCGTGTGTTCGGCGGCAATCACCCAAAGGCCGACAATCACCCTGCGCTTAACGTGGCCGCCAAAATCGCCCACGGCTGTCTATACCTGTTGTTACTGACGCAGGTGACCCTGGGCTTCCTGTTCCGCTGGGCCCAGGGCGAGCCCTTCAAGTTTTTCGGACTGTTCCCGGTGCCAGCGCCTTTTGTGATTGATCACGAATTGCGTGGCACCCTGGGCGGCCTGCACAACAATGTCGCCTGGGCGATCATCGTACTCGCCGGGCTGCATGCCTGCGCCGCGCTGTGGCATCACTACATCCAGCGCGACAGCACGTTGCGCCGCATGCTGCCGGCCCCTCGTGGCGATCTTCCCTACTGA
- the bamC gene encoding outer membrane protein assembly factor BamC: MKRLAGLSALALIISSTSGCGWIWGPEGYFRDRGSDYLEAQQTAPMKLPPDVNVAKRLDPLLPIPRNVADDTFKGEYEVPRPQPLSAVAEASDYSLQKSGDTRWVMAQRPPAEVWPVAVQFFQDNGFRLDEQRPQTGEFTTAWQHTSELSASMAKRLQAGGVANDSEARIRVRIEPGVQRNTSEVYVVSAERPAGSTANVDFTPRSVNTGVDAALVDEMLASMSRISEKGGSVSLLAAGSFDTPSRVSLSEDGSGNVVLNLGEDLDRAWSSVGRALEHGEWRVEDINRSLGLYYINLAEKAEKKDDEPGFFSKLFGSKPTKEEIETRAERYQVRLSKVGESVQVTVEKNINTVAPAEVARKVLGVIQDNLG; the protein is encoded by the coding sequence ATGAAGCGATTGGCCGGACTTTCCGCACTTGCCTTGATTATCTCCAGCACCAGTGGCTGCGGTTGGATCTGGGGCCCGGAAGGCTACTTCCGCGACCGCGGTAGCGATTACCTGGAAGCCCAACAAACTGCCCCGATGAAATTGCCGCCGGACGTCAATGTCGCCAAGCGCCTTGACCCGTTGCTGCCGATTCCGCGCAACGTGGCCGACGACACCTTCAAGGGTGAATACGAAGTGCCGCGTCCACAGCCGCTGTCGGCCGTGGCCGAGGCCAGCGACTACAGCCTGCAGAAGAGCGGCGACACCCGTTGGGTCATGGCCCAGCGCCCACCTGCCGAAGTCTGGCCGGTGGCCGTGCAGTTCTTCCAGGACAACGGTTTCCGCCTTGACGAACAACGCCCGCAGACCGGTGAGTTCACCACCGCGTGGCAGCACACCAGCGAACTGTCGGCATCCATGGCCAAGCGCCTGCAGGCCGGTGGTGTAGCCAATGACAGCGAAGCCCGCATCCGCGTGCGTATCGAGCCAGGCGTGCAACGAAACACCAGTGAAGTCTACGTGGTCAGCGCCGAGCGTCCTGCCGGCAGCACCGCCAACGTCGACTTCACCCCACGTTCGGTCAACACCGGCGTGGACGCTGCCCTGGTCGACGAAATGCTCGCCAGCATGAGCCGTATTTCCGAGAAGGGCGGTTCCGTCTCCCTGCTCGCCGCCGGTAGCTTTGACACACCTAGCCGCGTCAGCCTCAGCGAAGACGGCAGCGGCAACGTGGTGCTCAACCTGGGTGAAGACCTGGACCGCGCCTGGTCGAGTGTCGGCCGCGCGCTGGAGCACGGCGAATGGCGCGTTGAAGACATCAACCGCAGCCTGGGCCTGTACTACATCAACCTGGCCGAAAAAGCCGAGAAGAAAGACGACGAGCCAGGTTTCTTCAGCAAGTTGTTCGGCAGCAAGCCGACCAAGGAAGAGATCGAGACCCGCGCCGAGCGTTACCAGGTTCGTTTGAGCAAGGTAGGCGAAAGCGTGCAAGTCACCGTCGAGAAAAACATCAACACCGTGGCGCCGGCAGAAGTGGCGCGCAAAGTGTTGGGCGTGATTCAGGACAACCTGGGCTGA
- a CDS encoding sulfurtransferase TusA family protein, with amino-acid sequence MTDAVAFDAELDASGLNCPLPLLKAKLELNRLASGAVLKVIATDAGSQRDFRTFAKLAGHTLLHEEDEAGVYRYWLRKA; translated from the coding sequence ATGACCGACGCTGTAGCCTTCGATGCCGAACTGGATGCCAGTGGCCTTAACTGCCCGCTGCCCTTGCTCAAGGCCAAGCTGGAGCTCAATCGGCTGGCCAGCGGCGCGGTGCTCAAGGTGATCGCCACGGACGCTGGCTCCCAGCGGGACTTTCGTACGTTTGCCAAGCTGGCCGGCCACACCCTGCTGCATGAAGAAGACGAAGCGGGCGTCTATCGTTACTGGTTGCGCAAGGCCTGA
- a CDS encoding glycine cleavage system protein R, with protein MSTPTVREQFLVISALGANPMELTNVLCRASHENRCAVVTSRLTRHGECSALVLQISGTWDALARLETGLPGLAKKHDFTVNVVRSAALENRPQALPYVAYVSSAYRSDIVNELCQFFIDHNVELENLTCDTYQAPQTGGTMLNATFTVTLPAGVQISWLRDQFLDFADALNLDALIEPWRPQNPM; from the coding sequence ATGTCCACCCCCACAGTCCGCGAACAATTCCTTGTCATCAGTGCCCTCGGCGCCAACCCCATGGAGCTGACTAACGTCCTGTGCCGCGCCAGCCATGAAAACCGCTGCGCCGTCGTGACCTCCCGCCTGACCCGCCATGGCGAGTGCAGTGCGCTGGTCCTGCAGATTTCCGGGACCTGGGATGCCCTGGCCCGCCTTGAAACCGGTTTACCGGGTTTGGCGAAGAAGCATGACTTCACGGTCAACGTGGTGCGCAGCGCCGCCCTGGAAAACCGTCCGCAGGCCCTGCCCTACGTGGCCTATGTCAGTTCGGCCTACCGCTCGGACATCGTCAACGAGCTGTGCCAGTTCTTTATCGACCACAACGTCGAGCTGGAAAACCTGACCTGCGACACCTATCAGGCTCCGCAGACCGGCGGCACCATGCTCAACGCCACCTTTACCGTGACCTTGCCGGCCGGCGTACAGATCAGTTGGCTGCGCGACCAGTTCCTGGATTTCGCCGATGCCCTGAACCTCGACGCACTGATCGAGCCTTGGCGCCCACAGAACCCTATGTAA
- the dapA gene encoding 4-hydroxy-tetrahydrodipicolinate synthase, which yields MIAGSMVALVTPMDAQGNLDWDSLGKLVDFHLQEGTNAIVAVGTTGESATLDVEEHIEVIEFVVKRVAGRIAVIAGTGANSTREAIELTSNAKKAGADACLLVTPYYNKPTQEGLYLHFRAVAEAVDIPQILYNVPGRTACDMKAETVIRLSTVPNIIGIKEATGDLQRAKDILAGVSSDFLVYSGDDATAVELILLGGKGNISVTANVAPRAMSELCAAAIAGDAVKARAIHEQLAPLNKTLFIESNPIPVKWALHEMGLMPDGIRLPLTWLSEACHEPLRQALRQSGVLV from the coding sequence ATGATTGCGGGCAGTATGGTGGCACTGGTCACACCCATGGATGCACAAGGTAATCTCGACTGGGACAGCCTGGGCAAACTGGTGGACTTCCACCTGCAAGAGGGCACCAACGCCATCGTGGCGGTCGGCACCACAGGTGAATCGGCCACACTGGATGTGGAAGAACACATCGAAGTGATCGAGTTCGTGGTCAAGCGCGTTGCAGGGCGCATTGCTGTCATCGCCGGCACGGGCGCCAATTCGACCCGCGAAGCGATCGAATTGACCAGCAACGCCAAGAAAGCCGGCGCCGATGCCTGCCTGCTGGTGACGCCGTACTACAACAAGCCGACCCAGGAAGGCCTGTACCTGCACTTCCGCGCCGTTGCCGAAGCGGTCGATATCCCGCAGATCCTCTACAACGTACCCGGTCGCACCGCCTGCGACATGAAGGCCGAGACCGTGATCCGCCTGTCCACCGTACCGAACATCATCGGTATCAAGGAAGCCACCGGTGACCTGCAGCGCGCCAAGGACATCCTGGCCGGCGTCAGCAGCGACTTCCTGGTGTACTCCGGTGATGACGCCACGGCGGTCGAGCTGATCCTGCTGGGCGGTAAAGGCAACATCTCGGTGACTGCCAACGTCGCACCGCGCGCCATGAGCGAGCTGTGTGCCGCAGCCATTGCCGGTGATGCGGTCAAGGCCCGGGCGATCCACGAACAACTGGCACCGCTCAACAAAACCCTGTTTATCGAATCCAACCCTATCCCCGTGAAATGGGCGCTGCATGAGATGGGCCTGATGCCGGACGGTATCCGTCTGCCGCTCACCTGGCTCAGCGAAGCCTGTCACGAACCGCTGCGACAGGCCCTGCGCCAGTCCGGCGTCCTGGTTTAA